The following nucleotide sequence is from Ornithodoros turicata isolate Travis chromosome 2, ASM3712646v1, whole genome shotgun sequence.
AAGATACATGAGCAGAGCTGGGTAAAACTATATTGTATTTAAATAGCCAATATCTTTAAAATAGTTAAAAACTCTCATGAAGGGTAAaagaggctcatcacccaacaacaaggctgggtgaagtggcaactgatatttGTAAAGCTCTTTAAAGTGATAGTGACGATGAGGTTCATGTGCAGGACACGTGATTAGGATGTGCAGCACAGACAGCTGCTCCCCACACTGCGTACATTCCGGTGGTTCCTCCCGGCGCAGTAAAAAACTATGTGTGAGGTGTGTGTGACCAATGCGTAAACGACTAAAAACTACTGAATGGAGACGATTTTTAAATCTcggtatgcttcccaaaattgtgttttttgacAGCCAAAGCTTGTTGTTTTCTCGTGTAGCCCACTCTCGTTGCCATTTCACAttaattttcctcctcaggactGACCTAAGGTCTTGAGAGGGACACTCCAAAAGGCTCACTTCAGAAGAgagtgcagctgcagctgctgcatctgcgagttcattgccgggtatcccaacgtggctgggcacccagcaaaaaccTAAACAGATACCTTTTTTGATTACCTTGGTCGCAAGATATCGGGCCCTTAATACAAggtgatttttctgtttctgtatcgTACAGATGGCTTTAAGAGAACTCAGTGAATCGCTGTAGATGATCGAATACTTGATCTCACGGTCTAAGATGAAGCTAAGCGCCATGATTATTGCATATAGCTCTGCAGTAAAAACTGATGCAGAGTTTGGAAGCCGCTGTGACTTCCTGCAAGATTCagtaaccattgcacaagaaACGGATGTGTGTGTCTTTGACCCATCGGTATAAAAGGCAGTGTGATCTCCAAAGCTTTCGGCTACATAACTGAATTCTTGTTGGAGCACACATGGTGGAGTGccatgtttgttatatttagctAAAGAGTAATTGCATTCTGGAAGTACGTCCCACGGCGGGGCTCCCACACACGCTTGCAAAATTGGGGTGTCATACTCAATGAACTCATACGTTTCGATTCCCTGTAGCACACGCATACTAAAAGGAGGTATAACTGTGGGTTTGCTGAGAAAGAACTGTTTAAACCGTGTCTCCCTCACAGACTGGAGTGCAGGATGTTCCGGATAGCCTTTCACTCTAAGCGCATATGATGCTGAGAGGTAGAACCTACGTCTCTCCAACGACCACGCCTTGGATTCGACATATAGACTCTCAACTGGTGATGTACGAAAggcaccagttcgcctgctcttctaggctttcacatacctgaccgttaacttctaaaagagggacggAATGACtgatgtgttctcctctgattttgcgaagtctgtcccataccaCTTTGGATGGCGTGTTACAAGACAGAGACGATACAAAGgcgtgccaagaggaccgcttagcttgtttgcgtgtccacctggcctttgctcttgcctttttaaaaagtaggagattttgtgatgtggggtacctccgaaatgtgccCCATGCCCGATTTTGcagtttgcgagtttcctcgcattcactgttccaccagggtttaggtcgctttgggagacgACCAGAAGCCTGGGGAATGAATTGCGTTGCTGCATCGAGAATGATGTTACTAATAAGATTGCTAGCTTCCTCGATCGTCATCGTATCAATAGGAATCAGAgagaggtcacatttttcagaaaactgATTCCAGTCGGCTATTTCAAATTTCCACCTGGGAGGGCGTGTCGTCAGAGTGTCGACTAGAGTAAGgtattttaacaccactgggaagtggtcacttccaagtgggttttgttttacagtccattctatctcctgaaataaggatggactgcaaaaagacaggtctaaggctgagagagtctgacttgaagaatgtatgtatgtaggtgcccctgtgtttaaaagacagatggatgttgataataaaaatttctctaacattttccctcgagtgtcagttcttgtactgccccaaagtagattatgagcattaaagtcacctagaactataaaaggacttggaagttggctgcataaatcttctaattctttttgtgtaaTAGTGTCTGATAGCGGCAAGTAtaccgagcagatggtgacgATCCTGTCTAAACacacctgcacagctacagcttccaagttTGTAACTAGGTGAATTGCTTTTGTTGGGAGAGATCGTCGTGTGATGATCgctacaccaccagatgctcgggtggcgtcacttcgatctcttcgaaatatgttgtgtctacgcagtggattttgtgtttggttgttcaaatatgtttcctgaagacaaaaacatgtagcATTATACGTCTCGAAGAGATCGTTCACATCATCTAAGTTAGAAAGTAAcccacgacaattccattggaggatcgtGTGCTGCATAATAGTTGCAGTACTAAGAAGTAGTAGTAAGTGTGTCAGAAAGTTTTGCCGACTTTGAAAAGCTTTCACTACCTATTTTTTGTTGGAGGTGTGACCCGCGGCCTTGTGGGTTTCTTCCGCGCAGCCGCAAGCTCCTTGTCAGATATGTCAGGGagtgacccactccccgacAGACTAGCTCTATTCTTTTGGAGGACTTTGGAGCTCGTGCTCGCGaaggagcgctcagagctcgtctcgtcctcgcaGTCCATGGATGTGGTctccgtggactgtgaggacagaaGTGGCGTCGGTGTTAGGGACGCCACTGGAGTTTCGGGGACTGGAGGTGGACGTGCACCTCCCTGGACATCTTTTGTGGTTGTCTCTATCAGCAGCGATTGCTCGGTCTGTGTGTACGGTGTTACTAGTTTCACTTTCTGTTTTACGGCTGTGGCAAAAGATTTTTCGAAAAAGATGGGAGCTACTTTTTTCCTTGCTTCTgggtaactgatgttctgtgtaACCTTAACGTGCAGGACTTGCTTTTcatatttccactttgtacaggacctcgagtaggatgggtggttgGAAGAACAGTTGACACAGCAGTCTGGCCCTTTGCATTCTTTAGTCTCATGGTCAGACTTTCCACATCGCGCACAACAGGCAGAGCCACGGCACCCGTCTGCAGCATgtccaaacctgttgcaccgaAAACAGCGCAACGGGTTCGGTATGTAAGGTCGGACATCTGCTGACAGGTAGCCTACTTTTAGTTTTGTTGGAAGTGTGGGCCTGTCAAAAGTCAGTACTATATTTCGTGTGGTGATGTACTCCCCATTTTTACGGATTTTGATTTTGCGTACATCAATGACATCCTGGTCCTTCAAGTTTTCTAGGATTTCTTCCACAGGCACGTCAATCAGTTCTGATACTGCGATGACGCCCCTGCAAGTGTTCAGTGTTTTGTGCAAGGAAGCTGAAATCTTTTTACCCATCATCTCATGTGTGTTTAGAATGCGTTCACAGTCTATTTCATTGGTGCATTTTACGAGAAGGTCGCCAGATCTGATGCGTTTGATTTCAGTTATGTACTTAGACAGTGACGCCACCgctttctcaatgaaaaagGATCTTTCCCAGTGGTgtgcttttctctttctctgtatCTGAAGAAGAAAGTACAATGTATTTTGAAGTGAACTGTTTTGTTACAGTCCTTAAGGCTTCGGTCCGTGGACGCTTTGCGGCCACGATCTCAGTAGAAGAAGAATATTTACCCATGTAGGTTTGATCAATGAGTATTCCAAAAAGGTCACCCGTATTTCATACTCATACATACGGGAAGGTCCCAGAGTTTGACAACCCATcagccggggcttgaccaagtcCCCGACTGCCACCGTTAaaggtttctacccttcaccttaaattccctcggcacggtacggataacaccttaggactgggggctggggtccgtggtggcgccactcaccaaacaccagccgaagccggtgccccctgcaggggtctgtttatgggagtagccaaatttgtcgtgtgacgaattcaatctgtccctgatattttttttttcgtcaacatcaacattagTACAAGCATCAGATGAACACTGGATGTAGAAGAAAAAGGATGTTCGTGAGCAGAGGATTCCACATTTTCTTCCTCTTCATTTTCGTTTTGAGGGGTAGCTTTGCGACATCCTCACACACCGAATGAGTGTCGACACATTGTACCCCGCTTTAAGGGGGTGGAGCAACTGTACCTGGCGCCGTGTTACGTTGCCCGATGGCAGTTTTATGGTACACGCCCATACATTGTCATCCCGGCCTTTGTGGAGGCATCGGAACTGTACTGGTATTCTTTCTTCGTAAAGCAATGCATGGGGCCCGATGCTGAACAACACCGTTCGTTATCGTTATTATTTGAAGTTGTCGAGCTCCAAACGCCACGTCACGCCACGTGAAAACCGTTTCAGTAGGCTGATGGTGTTGGTGAAAGGTCTCGCCCGCCGTTCGTGATATCAACAAAGaacggcgagccttttcaccagcaccaccgccaccacttGCCGTTatcggtctcacagaggtgggcagcctcacgactaacgccctgggggaatgtgcgctcTGCGCTAACTACTGAGGGAGCTGTGTGCGCCTTCATATATCTGAAGGCCCGtctaaggaaaacccaggaaaaaccccagacagcacattCGAACCCGGCACCTCCCAGCCTCGACGTGACATCGCCAGCACACTAACCATTGAGCCACCCGAGCTGGTTCCGGTTGGCTGAGA
It contains:
- the LOC135384637 gene encoding uncharacterized protein LOC135384637; this encodes MGKKISASLHKTLNTCRGVIAVSELIDVPVEEILENLKDQDVIDVRKIKIRKNGEYITTRNIVLTFDRPTLPTKLKVGYLSADVRPYIPNPLRCFRCNRFGHAADGCRGSACCARCGKSDHETKECKGPDCCVNCSSNHPSYSRSCTKWKYEKQVLHVKVTQNISYPEARKKVAPIFFEKSFATAVKQKVKLVTPYTQTEQSLLIETTTKDVQGGARPPPVPETPVASLTPTPLLSSQSTETTSMDCEDETSSERSFASTSSKVLQKNRASLSGSGSLPDISDKELAAARKKPTRPRVTPPTKNR